One genomic region from Granulimonas faecalis encodes:
- a CDS encoding transaldolase family protein: protein MELILDTADIDAIRELNEVYTVDGVTTNPTIITRSGKTFEEVRDGMLEVLAPEQKLFIQVVSTDFDGIMAEARYICALRPENTYVKIPVTHEGMRAIKACKAEGLGVLATAIYSASQGFMAAKNGADYLAPYVNRMCNLGDGVGEVVRLQAMLDQARMDTRIVAASFKNVEQVNELLENGIEAVTVPVDVAWNMLDIPSTPMAVDEFTRNWDAAYGRKTLLA, encoded by the coding sequence ATGGAACTCATCCTCGACACCGCCGACATCGACGCCATCCGCGAGCTCAACGAGGTCTACACCGTCGACGGCGTGACCACCAACCCCACCATCATCACCCGGAGCGGTAAGACCTTCGAGGAGGTCCGCGACGGCATGCTCGAGGTGCTGGCGCCCGAGCAGAAGCTGTTCATCCAGGTGGTATCCACGGACTTCGACGGCATCATGGCCGAGGCCCGCTACATCTGCGCCCTGCGCCCCGAGAACACCTACGTCAAGATCCCGGTGACCCACGAGGGCATGCGCGCCATCAAGGCCTGCAAGGCCGAGGGCCTGGGGGTCCTGGCCACCGCCATCTACTCCGCCAGCCAGGGCTTCATGGCCGCCAAGAACGGCGCCGACTACCTGGCTCCCTACGTCAACCGCATGTGCAACCTGGGCGACGGCGTGGGCGAGGTCGTGCGCCTGCAGGCCATGCTCGACCAGGCCCGCATGGACACCCGCATCGTGGCCGCCTCGTTCAAGAACGTGGAGCAGGTCAACGAGCTGCTCGAGAACGGCATCGAGGCCGTGACCGTCCCCGTGGACGTGGCCTGGAACATGCTCGACATCCCCAGCACCCCCATGGCCGTGGACGAGTTCACCCGCAACTGGGACGCCGCCTACGGCCGCAAGACCCTGCTGGCCTAG
- a CDS encoding homoserine O-succinyltransferase: MPIKVADGLPAKEILRQERIFALEEEVASNQDIRPLRVVILNLMPTKVETETQILRLISKSPLQVDVDFMRVSSHESTHVSQDHLVKFYETFDAFRDGYYDGLVITGAPVEQMAFEDVDYWDELCKIMDWAQTHVFSTMYLCWGAMAGLYHLHGVPKRLLGAKLFGVFPQRLCDEYNFLTNGFDEVHNMPHSRHATSDPNAIEADPSLQVLSRGFTSGPALVATPHFFEVYVLGHFEYGRDTLAGEYWRDFKAGLPIQLPENYFPDDDPERQPIFTWRAHANLLWRNWLNYVYQMTPYELETMPAVKAQLAEQAAAEHGVPAKL; encoded by the coding sequence ATGCCCATCAAAGTCGCCGACGGCCTGCCCGCCAAGGAGATCCTGCGGCAGGAGCGCATCTTCGCCCTGGAGGAGGAGGTCGCCTCCAACCAGGACATCCGCCCGCTGCGCGTGGTCATCCTCAACCTCATGCCTACCAAGGTGGAGACGGAGACCCAGATCCTGCGGCTCATCTCCAAGAGCCCGCTGCAGGTGGACGTCGACTTCATGCGCGTCTCCAGCCACGAGTCCACCCATGTGAGCCAGGACCACCTGGTGAAGTTCTACGAGACGTTCGACGCCTTCCGCGACGGCTACTACGACGGCCTCGTGATCACCGGCGCGCCCGTGGAGCAGATGGCCTTCGAGGATGTGGACTACTGGGACGAGCTCTGCAAGATCATGGACTGGGCCCAGACACACGTGTTCTCCACCATGTACCTGTGCTGGGGCGCCATGGCCGGCCTCTACCACCTGCACGGCGTGCCCAAGCGCCTGCTGGGGGCCAAGCTCTTCGGCGTGTTCCCGCAGCGCCTGTGCGACGAGTACAACTTCCTCACCAACGGGTTCGACGAGGTGCACAACATGCCCCACTCGCGCCACGCCACGAGCGACCCCAACGCCATCGAGGCCGACCCGTCCCTGCAGGTGCTCTCCCGCGGCTTCACGAGCGGCCCGGCCCTCGTGGCCACGCCCCACTTCTTCGAGGTGTACGTGCTCGGGCACTTTGAGTACGGCCGCGACACCCTGGCCGGCGAGTACTGGCGCGACTTCAAGGCGGGGCTGCCCATCCAGCTGCCGGAGAACTACTTCCCCGACGACGACCCGGAGCGCCAGCCGATCTTCACCTGGCGCGCCCACGCCAACCTGCTGTGGCGCAACTGGCTCAACTACGTCTACCAGATGACGCCCTACGAGCTGGAGACGATGCCTGCGGTCAAGGCCCAACTGGCCGAGCAGGCCGCAGCCGAGCACGGCGTGCCCGCCAAGCTGTGA
- a CDS encoding DEAD/DEAH box helicase, producing the protein MSTSFAELGLTEQILSGVDALGFTQPTPVQADAIPCVLAGHDVVASAQTGTGKTAAFVLPVLQRIAQSAQADKRPAGATAPQALVVTPTRELAQQIEDVASVVCGKTGQHAVIVMGGARFESQLKKLEKGCDLLVATPGRLIDLMERRLVDLDAVEVLVLDEADRMLDMGFWPSVRRIIHALPEEKQTLLFSATLPPSISSTVNALLHDPDVIEIARVGETAATVEEALMPVVQGQKTPLLEELVRRDDFERVLVFCRTKARVDQLERSLKNAGFKVDVMHADRPQKARERALERFRDGRVRILVATDVMSRGIDVSGIDAVVNYDVPLDPEDYVHRIGRTGRAGATGHAYTFVAPDEISPLREIEYFTKKLVPVADLEGFEYAAGRIVPNPRRSTVKPRRTMFSGSRSRGRGPSGGRFGRHS; encoded by the coding sequence ATGTCTACTTCATTTGCCGAGCTCGGGCTCACAGAGCAGATTCTCTCGGGCGTCGACGCCCTCGGTTTCACCCAGCCCACCCCTGTGCAAGCCGACGCTATCCCCTGCGTTCTTGCAGGTCACGACGTCGTGGCCTCCGCCCAGACCGGCACGGGCAAGACGGCCGCCTTCGTGTTGCCGGTGCTCCAGCGTATCGCCCAGAGCGCCCAAGCCGATAAACGCCCCGCCGGTGCCACGGCGCCCCAGGCCCTCGTGGTCACCCCCACGCGCGAGCTGGCCCAGCAGATCGAGGACGTCGCCTCGGTGGTGTGCGGCAAGACCGGCCAGCACGCCGTCATCGTCATGGGCGGGGCGCGGTTCGAGAGCCAGCTCAAGAAGCTCGAGAAGGGCTGCGACCTGCTCGTGGCCACCCCGGGGCGCCTCATCGACCTCATGGAGCGCAGGCTCGTGGACCTCGACGCCGTGGAGGTGCTCGTCCTCGACGAGGCCGACCGCATGCTCGACATGGGCTTCTGGCCCAGCGTCCGCCGCATCATCCACGCGCTGCCCGAGGAGAAGCAGACGCTGCTCTTCTCGGCCACCCTCCCGCCGTCCATCTCGTCGACGGTGAACGCGCTGCTCCACGACCCCGACGTCATCGAGATCGCCCGGGTGGGCGAGACGGCCGCCACGGTGGAGGAGGCCCTCATGCCCGTGGTCCAGGGCCAGAAGACGCCGCTTCTGGAGGAGCTCGTGCGCCGCGACGACTTCGAGCGGGTGCTCGTGTTCTGCCGCACCAAGGCGCGAGTTGACCAGCTGGAGCGCTCCCTCAAGAACGCCGGCTTCAAGGTGGACGTCATGCACGCCGACCGCCCCCAGAAGGCCCGTGAGCGCGCGTTGGAGCGCTTCCGCGACGGGCGCGTGCGCATCCTCGTGGCCACCGATGTCATGAGCCGCGGCATCGACGTCTCGGGCATCGACGCCGTGGTCAACTACGACGTGCCGTTGGACCCGGAGGACTACGTGCACCGCATCGGCCGCACGGGCCGCGCCGGCGCCACGGGCCACGCCTACACCTTTGTGGCCCCCGACGAGATCAGCCCCCTGCGCGAGATCGAGTACTTCACGAAGAAGCTCGTGCCGGTGGCCGACCTCGAGGGTTTCGAATATGCCGCCGGGCGCATCGTGCCCAACCCCCGCCGCTCCACGGTGAAGCCCCGGCGCACGATGTTCTCGGGCTCCCGGTCCCGCGGACGCGGCCCCTCGGGTGGGCGGTTCGGCCGCCACTCGTAG
- a CDS encoding class I SAM-dependent rRNA methyltransferase, protein MKQLRPYPQAVVTKKAARAISAGHPWVFEGEVRSLEPSPATGEAATNGCVVDVREEKGTYLGTGLLSEQSKIRVRLVTRNANDRVDDAFWRRKAAWAWDYRECVMGARALPGAEPDTNCCRVVFSEADGFPGLTVDRYEDVLVSQVGTVGMERLRPTVCPALLDTLRGRGQAIRGIYERNDIASRAKEGLPSYTGWWPEPGACDPGEPSVVARENGVAYALDLVHSQKTGFFLDQKYNRRAVRDIAAGRRVLDCFSHVGPFGLNAAAGGAAFVRCVDISQAACDLAAANARLNGLEDVMGFTCANVFEYLDALIADKRRRTEEGGPFDLIVLDPPAFTKSRKNVSAAARGYREINNQALRLLPRGGYLATCSCSHFMDADRLKDAVAQAAHDANVQLRQVEERQQAPDHPIVWGIPETHYLDFLIFQVV, encoded by the coding sequence ATGAAGCAGCTGCGCCCATACCCCCAGGCGGTCGTCACCAAGAAGGCCGCCCGGGCCATCTCGGCGGGACACCCCTGGGTCTTCGAGGGAGAGGTCCGCTCCCTGGAGCCGTCGCCGGCCACCGGGGAGGCGGCCACCAACGGCTGTGTGGTGGACGTGCGCGAGGAGAAGGGCACCTATCTTGGCACGGGTCTGCTTTCCGAGCAGAGCAAGATCCGCGTGCGGCTGGTCACCCGCAACGCCAACGACCGCGTGGACGACGCCTTCTGGCGCCGCAAGGCTGCCTGGGCCTGGGACTACCGCGAGTGCGTCATGGGCGCCCGGGCCCTCCCCGGCGCAGAGCCCGACACCAACTGCTGCCGCGTGGTCTTCTCCGAGGCGGACGGCTTCCCGGGCCTTACGGTGGACCGCTATGAGGACGTGCTCGTCTCGCAGGTGGGCACTGTGGGCATGGAGCGCCTCCGCCCCACGGTGTGCCCCGCGCTCCTCGACACCCTTCGCGGCCGCGGCCAGGCCATCCGCGGCATCTACGAGCGCAACGACATCGCCAGCCGTGCCAAGGAGGGGCTGCCGTCCTACACCGGCTGGTGGCCCGAGCCCGGTGCCTGCGACCCCGGCGAGCCCTCCGTGGTGGCGCGCGAGAACGGCGTCGCTTACGCCCTTGACCTCGTGCACTCCCAGAAGACGGGCTTCTTCCTCGACCAGAAGTACAACCGCCGCGCGGTCCGCGACATCGCGGCCGGCCGCCGCGTGCTCGACTGCTTCTCCCATGTGGGCCCGTTCGGTCTCAACGCCGCGGCGGGAGGGGCGGCTTTTGTGCGCTGCGTGGACATATCGCAGGCGGCGTGCGACCTGGCCGCCGCCAATGCCCGTCTGAACGGCCTCGAGGACGTCATGGGCTTCACCTGCGCCAACGTCTTCGAGTACCTGGACGCCCTCATCGCCGACAAGCGCCGCCGCACCGAGGAGGGCGGCCCCTTCGACCTCATTGTTTTGGACCCGCCGGCCTTCACCAAGAGCCGCAAGAACGTGTCCGCCGCCGCCCGCGGTTACCGCGAGATCAACAACCAAGCCCTGCGCCTGCTGCCCCGCGGCGGCTACCTGGCCACGTGCAGCTGCTCCCACTTCATGGACGCCGACCGCCTCAAGGATGCCGTCGCCCAGGCGGCCCACGACGCCAACGTGCAACTCCGCCAGGTGGAGGAGCGCCAGCAGGCCCCCGACCACCCCATCGTCTGGGGCATCCCCGAGACCCACTACCTGGACTTCCTGATCTTCCAGGTGGTGTAG
- a CDS encoding response regulator transcription factor, with protein sequence MASVLYVEDEVRLASLVGRYLARAGHDVRLLSTGEELIESIGTVPCDLVLLDLGLPGMDGLTVIGRVRERSSVPLVVLTARSADLDCTQAIATGADLFLSKPFRPMVLVSHVDALLRRAAQGPATASLSYGDLRVDPVTGDFLCRGVRLLLAPRERRLLLVLMSNDGSAKTREHLASAVWGSRAGSSHAMDESVRRLRRALEDAGSAVQVCTLWGRGFCLEGSDERDAQ encoded by the coding sequence ATGGCATCCGTCCTCTATGTGGAAGACGAAGTGCGGTTGGCCTCCCTCGTTGGCCGCTATCTTGCGCGGGCGGGCCATGATGTGCGGCTCCTCTCCACTGGGGAGGAGCTCATTGAATCCATAGGGACGGTACCTTGCGACCTCGTTCTCCTTGACTTGGGGCTGCCCGGAATGGATGGTCTGACGGTCATAGGTCGCGTTCGCGAACGCTCTTCAGTTCCACTTGTGGTACTTACCGCTCGGAGCGCCGACCTCGACTGCACTCAGGCAATTGCTACCGGTGCGGACCTCTTTTTGTCCAAGCCGTTCCGCCCCATGGTGCTTGTTTCCCATGTGGATGCGTTGCTTCGGCGTGCGGCACAGGGTCCGGCGACGGCTAGCCTTTCCTACGGCGATCTGAGGGTGGACCCCGTCACCGGGGATTTCCTGTGCCGAGGGGTGCGGCTTCTCTTGGCCCCGCGGGAACGGAGACTGCTGCTTGTCCTCATGTCAAACGACGGGAGTGCAAAGACCCGTGAGCACCTAGCTTCTGCAGTCTGGGGCTCTAGGGCCGGCAGCTCCCATGCGATGGATGAGTCTGTGCGACGCCTTCGTCGGGCTTTGGAGGATGCCGGGTCCGCTGTGCAGGTTTGCACTTTGTGGGGAAGGGGTTTTTGCTTGGAGGGGTCAGATGAAAGGGATGCCCAATGA
- the tadA gene encoding tRNA adenosine(34) deaminase TadA, with the protein MDVSAAQAQDERFMALALGEAAKAAEEGEVPIGAVVVCDGEVVAAAHNRRETDRDPSAHAEFSAMVAAAQALDRWRLTGCTVYVTLEPCLMCAGLMVNARVDRCVFGAPDPKGGAVGTLYDVSGDARLNHAFEVCGGVLEEECAGMLREFFRARRRAAKEARRDAAKAASTLVSALADPATDGAPPSA; encoded by the coding sequence GTGGACGTTTCTGCAGCTCAGGCCCAAGACGAGAGGTTCATGGCCCTGGCCTTGGGCGAGGCGGCGAAGGCCGCCGAGGAGGGCGAGGTGCCCATCGGCGCCGTGGTGGTGTGCGACGGCGAGGTCGTGGCGGCAGCCCACAACCGCCGAGAGACCGACCGCGACCCCAGCGCCCACGCGGAGTTCTCGGCCATGGTGGCCGCCGCGCAGGCCCTGGACCGCTGGCGGCTCACCGGCTGCACCGTGTACGTGACCCTGGAGCCCTGCCTCATGTGCGCCGGCCTCATGGTGAACGCGCGAGTGGACCGCTGCGTCTTTGGCGCCCCCGACCCCAAGGGCGGGGCCGTGGGGACCCTCTACGACGTGAGCGGCGATGCGCGCCTCAACCACGCGTTCGAGGTCTGTGGCGGCGTGCTGGAGGAGGAGTGCGCCGGGATGCTGCGGGAGTTCTTCCGCGCACGGCGGCGGGCGGCGAAGGAGGCGCGGCGGGACGCGGCAAAGGCCGCAAGCACGCTCGTCTCGGCACTCGCGGACCCTGCGACTGACGGCGCACCCCCCTCCGCCTGA